A region from the Cydia amplana chromosome 7, ilCydAmpl1.1, whole genome shotgun sequence genome encodes:
- the LOC134649455 gene encoding cytochrome b5-related protein-like: protein MAPNSKKPTTDRRQVSFPHLEYPVTREEEPRTPQQWLKGKRLQDGAQDLWRIHDSLYDLTSFVDDHPGGAQWITVTKGTDITEAFETHHLKGLAEEHLPKYFVRKTDAPRNSPFTFTEDGFYKTLKLKVAEKLKEIPKSVRKRSDFVTDNLLAAFVTVSSLSCWMMSRNIWVGLALIPASGYLLSSLVTCSHNYFHRRDNWRMYIFNLIGSSYSDWRISHAMSHHMHTNTAQDIELSVLEPFMLFLPYRTKSLIEQLAALYWPAIYSVAMVVQLVKEVICCAVKLEGKQLSLANAIPFLVPIWMWYFGGLPLHWTLAVWVATLVVASFLFVMFGLTAGHHAHENFFEGDKPRAEYVDWGLHQLDTVVERIDYAGNHFKSLTRFGDHYLHHLFPTLDHAELKYLYPVLYEHCSKYEEQLRTSTFYKALISHCKQLIRTTPHDFTEKNRK from the exons ATGGCACCAAACTCTAAAAAACCGACAACGGATCGACGACAAGTCAGCTTTCCCCATTTAGAATACCCGGTAACGCGCGAGGAGGAGCCCCGGACTCCTCAGCAGTGGCTGAAGGGCAAGCGGCTGCAGGACGGCGCGCAGGATCTGTGGAGAATACATGACTCACTATACGACTTGACCAGTTTTGTGGACGACCATCCTGGAGGTGCACAGTGGATCACAGTTACTAAG GGGACTGATATAACAGAAGCCTTCGAAACTCATCACCTTAAAGGCCTAGCTGAAGAACACCTACCGAAATACTTTGTCAGAAAAACTGACGCACCAAGAAACTCTCCGTTTACATTCACCGAAGACGGTTTCTACAAGACTCTTAAGCTAAAGGTGGCTGAAAAGTTAAAAGAAATCCCTAAGAGCGTCAGAAAGCGTAGTGACTTCGTCACCGACAACTTGTTGGCTGCTTTCGTGACTGTCAGTTCATTGTCATGTTGGATGATGAGTAGGAACATTTGGGTTGGACTAGCTTTGATCCCGGCTAGCGGTTATCTTCTGTCAAGTCTCGTGACCTGTTCTCATAATTACTTCCACAGAAGGGATAACTGGAGGATGTACATATTCAACCTAATAGGATCGTCTTATTC AGATTGGcgcatatcacatgcaatgtcACATCACATGCATACGAATACTGCTCAAGACATCGAGCTGAGTGTGTTAGAGCCTTTTATGCTCTTCTTGCCGTACAGAACCAAGTCGTTGATCGAGCAACTGGCTGCCTTGTATTGGCCTGCAATTTACTCAGTTGCAATGGTGGTGCAATTAGTGAAGGA AGTCATATGCTGCGCCGTAAAACTCGAAGGCAAGCAATTATCGTTAGCCAATGCGATTCCCTTCCTCGTGCCCATTTGGATGTGGTATTTTGGAGGTCTCCCCCTGCACTGGACGCTGGCAGTCTGGGTTGCCACGCTGGTGGTCGCCAGCTTCCTCTTTGTAATGTTCGGACTGACTGCAGGTCATCATGCTCATGAGAACTTTTTCGAGGGTGACAAACCGAG GGCTGAGTACGTAGACTGGGGACTTCACCAGCTCGACACGGTGGTCGAGAGGATCGACTACGCAGGCAACCACTTCAAGTCTCTCACGCGCTTCGGCGACCACTACCTGCACCACCTGTTCCCGACGCTGGACCACGCTGAGCTCAAATACCTCTACCCCGTACTTTATGAGCACTGCAGCAAGTACGAGGAACAACTGCGGACCTCGACGTTCTACAAAGCGTTGATAAGTCACTGTAAGCAGTTAATTAGAACCACGCCACATGATTTCACGGAAAAAAATAGGAAGTGA